GCGTGCCGACCCTGAGCGGGGGTCGCGCGACGGGCTGCTGCTCGAGCTCATGCCGACAACGTACAAGCGACCACTGACAGAGTCGGGTCGGCAGAACCGGCTGCCGTACAGCCACTCCTCGGCCACCTGCGGTGATCCCACGTGATCGGGGACCTCGATCAAATGGGGGTGCTCCGCGGCCCCAAGAACTGCATGATCACGGAGTGCTCGTCGCGAGCCGACCGTACGAGCTGACCGCCGCCAGCAGGGAATTCCACCCCCTCGGCAACCACCTCGTGCGGCCGGCCTCCCACTCCGTGCTGCTCGGCGCGAACTCGATCGGGCAGCCTGATCAACCTCACGACGCGCCCGCCTCGACGCGCCCGCCCCACGATCTGCATGATCACGAGCAGGGGGTTCGGGGGCGCGGCTCCGCTGCGCGCCCGCCCGAGCGGTGGCACGCCCTCACGCCAGGCCTGCTGAGAGCCCTGGCGCGGGCAGTGCCAGCGTGTCCCCATGCACGACGCCGATGGAGCGCCCCACCGCCTCCACCCCCTGCTCGCCGCGCGCTGGAGCCCCACCGTCTTCGACGCCGGTCACGAGCTCGAGCCCGGCGACGTCGAGCTGCTGCTCGAGGCCGCGCGCTGGGCGCCCTCGGCGGGCAACTCCCAGCCCTGGGCGTTCGTCGTGGGGCGTCGCGGCGACGAGACCCATGCCCGGCTCGTCCGCCACCTCGCCCGCAGCTCCGCGCGCTGGGCCCCGTCGGCGAGCCTGCTCGTCGCCAACCTCGCTCACCGGCACGTCGAGGGGACCGACTGGGACTACTCGGAGTTCTCCGCCTACGACCTCGGGCAGGCCGTCGCGCACATGACTCTCCAGGCCGCGTCGATGGGGCTGTTCGTCCGGCAGTTCCGCGCGTTCGACCGCGCGGGCGTTGCCGCGGAGTTCGGCGTGCCCGAGCACTGGGAGGTCACGACGATGGCCGCGATCGGGCGTACTCCTCCGGGAACCACCCCCGACGACACCACTCGCGGCCGCCGCGCACTCGACGACCTGCGCTGGGACGGCTGAGCGTCAGCATCACCGCCCGGGCAGGCCGAGGAGCGCCCGCGAGCGCTGGGCGACGAGCTCGGCGTACGTCCCGTCGCGCTCCGCCCAGCGGTGCATCTGCACGGCCTCCACGAGGATCTCCCGGGGCAGCGGCTCCTGTGCGAGCAGGGCGAGCACCTCGTCGAGGTACGCGTCGAGGTCCAGCGCTCGCGGGTTGGCCGCCCGCTGCTCCGGCGTCGTGGCGACCGCCGGCGGCACGAGCTCCGCGACCTCGACGCCGGTGCCCGCCAGCTGGGCGCGCAGCGCCTCGGTGTACGCGTGCACCCCGGCCTTCGACGCCGCGTACGTCGGCATCAGCGGGAACGGCAGGAACGCGATCCCCGAGCTCACGGTGACGATCGTCCCGGCGCCCCGCTGCAGCAGGTGCGGGGTGAAGGCGTCGACGGTGCGGATCGTGCCGAGCAGGTTGGTCGCGACGGTCTGCTCGCTGGCCGCGATGTGCCCGGGGTCGCGCAGGTCCTCGGTCAGCATGACCCCTGACATCGTCACGAGGACGTCGAGGTCCGGGTGGGCGGCGAGGACCTCGTCGCGGGCCCTCGTGACCGAGGCGGGGTCGGTCACGTCGACCGCCACGGTCTCCAGGCCCTCCACGGGACCCGGCGCGCGGCCGCCGAGGACGACGGTGCTGCCGGCAGCGGCGAGCCGCCGGGCGAGGCCGAGGCCGATCCCGGACGTACCTCCGACGACGAGGACGGTCGAGCGGTCGAGCTTCACGGGAACTCCTGGTGTGGGCGGACTGCACGGGACGCCTCCGACGCTCCTCCGCATCCACGCGGGCAGGGAGGACCGTGCGCATCCGGGGAGCGGCAGGACCACCCCTCCCGCAGCGACGCCCGGCTAGCGTGATGACGTGCCCGCTGACGAGGAGAACCGGCTGGGGGACTACCTGCGCGCCCGCCGCGCGCTGGTCACGCCCGAGCAGGCCGGCCTGCCCGCGGGGACCCGTCGCCGCGTCGCCGGCCTGCGGCGCGAGGAGGTCGCGCTCCTCGCCGGCATCAGCAGCGACTACTACCTGCGCCTCGAGCGCGGGCGCGACCGCCACCCCTCCGCGCAGGTGCTCGAGGCGCTCGCCCGCGTCCTGCTGCTCGACGACGTCGAGACCCGCTACCTGCTCGACCTCGCCCAGCCCCGCCCGCGAGTCCGTACGCGGCGGCGGGTCGAGCGCGTACCCGACCGCCTGCACCACCTGCTCGCCGCCCTCGACGTGCCGGCCTTCGTGGAGGGGCGGGCGTTCGACGTGCTGGCGTCGAACCCCGCCGCCGTGGCCCTGTCACCTCGGCTCGTGCCGGGGGAGAACCGGCTCCGCTCGCTGCTGCTCGACCCCGCCGAGCGCGAGTTCTACCGCGACTGGGAGCGCGGGACAGCCGAGTTCGTGGCCGCCTTCCGCGGCTCCATCGGGGAGCTCGACGGCTCGGAGCACGACCCGCGCGTGGTCGAGCTGGTCGGAGAGCTCTCGCTGGCCAGCGGCAGGTTCCGCACCCTGTGGGAGCGCCACGACGTACGACGGCTGCAGGGCGGCACGACCGTCGTGGACCACCCGGTCGTGGGGGAGCTGCGGCTGCACCGGGACAAGCTGCCCGTCGACGGGCTCGTGCTCGTCGTCTACTAAGCCGACGAGGGCAGCGAGAGCGCGGAGAAGCTGCGCCTGCTCGGCTCGCTGCACGCCCCGGCCCCGCACCCGTAGCCGGCGGCTCCCGGGCTATCGTGCCCTGCCGGCCGCTGCCGGCGCAGGGACAGCCCGGGGGTGGGATGAGCAAGCGCTACACGGTCCGCGTCCTGGACCAGGACTTCGGCTGCCCGGCCTGCCGTGGGGCGACCTTCCGGCTGCGCATGATCAAGCTGAACACCTCCGGCGCGGAGCTGTTCGACCTGGGCTGGGCCAACAAGGAGTCGGCGGGGCTCATCTGCGAGCGCTGCGGCCACATCGCAGAGTTCGTCGTGACCGACGCGCTGTCGCTGTACCAGCTCTGAGCCCCCCCGAGCGCGCCCGCAGCACCGCACCGCCGTACCAGGAGAGCAGCCCCATGACGTCCCCCGCCACGCCCGTCGCGCCCCCCACGCCCGAGGAGGTGCGCGGTGGGGTGCGCGGCACGTACGTCACGTTCACGCTGTGCGGCTTCGCCTTCGCCAGCTGGGCCTCGCGCATCCCGCAGGTGCGTGACCACCTCGGGCTCTCCCCGGCGCAGCTCGGCCTCGTGCTCCTCGCCATCGCGACGGGCTCGCTCGTCGCGCTGCCGCTCGCCGGTCCGGTCGTCCACCGGCTCGGCTCCCAGCGCACC
This genomic window from Motilibacter rhizosphaerae contains:
- a CDS encoding nitroreductase family protein; the protein is MHDADGAPHRLHPLLAARWSPTVFDAGHELEPGDVELLLEAARWAPSAGNSQPWAFVVGRRGDETHARLVRHLARSSARWAPSASLLVANLAHRHVEGTDWDYSEFSAYDLGQAVAHMTLQAASMGLFVRQFRAFDRAGVAAEFGVPEHWEVTTMAAIGRTPPGTTPDDTTRGRRALDDLRWDG
- a CDS encoding SDR family oxidoreductase; this translates as MKLDRSTVLVVGGTSGIGLGLARRLAAAGSTVVLGGRAPGPVEGLETVAVDVTDPASVTRARDEVLAAHPDLDVLVTMSGVMLTEDLRDPGHIAASEQTVATNLLGTIRTVDAFTPHLLQRGAGTIVTVSSGIAFLPFPLMPTYAASKAGVHAYTEALRAQLAGTGVEVAELVPPAVATTPEQRAANPRALDLDAYLDEVLALLAQEPLPREILVEAVQMHRWAERDGTYAELVAQRSRALLGLPGR